The Bacillus carboniphilus genome contains a region encoding:
- a CDS encoding deoxynucleoside kinase, whose translation MDFSSTPFITVEGPIGVGKTSLAKAISNAFSYHILKEIVDENPFLGKFYENIDEWSFQTEMFFLCNRYKQLEDIQSKYLSQNKPVVSDYHIFKNMIFAMRTLKPHQFNKYEEIYKILTHDMPTPNVVVYLHASLETLLHRIQIRGRAIEKNISPLYLEQLTLDYDQFMDEFQIQHPEIPVIRIDGDELDFVKRPDDLNVILSKLQTTLNEGVFNHEPAR comes from the coding sequence GTGGATTTTTCCTCCACACCCTTTATTACAGTGGAAGGCCCCATTGGTGTTGGGAAAACCTCGCTTGCAAAAGCTATATCAAACGCCTTTTCTTATCACATCCTCAAAGAAATTGTGGATGAGAACCCTTTTCTTGGTAAATTTTATGAGAATATAGATGAATGGAGCTTTCAAACGGAAATGTTTTTCCTTTGTAATCGATACAAACAATTAGAAGATATCCAATCAAAATATCTCTCTCAAAATAAACCGGTTGTATCCGATTACCATATCTTTAAAAATATGATCTTTGCTATGCGAACTTTAAAGCCTCATCAATTTAATAAATATGAGGAAATATATAAAATTTTAACGCATGATATGCCTACACCGAATGTGGTCGTTTATTTACATGCAAGCTTAGAAACACTTCTTCATCGCATTCAAATAAGAGGAAGAGCAATCGAAAAAAATATTAGTCCATTATACTTAGAACAGCTTACATTGGATTATGATCAATTTATGGACGAGTTCCAGATACAACACCCCGAAATTCCTGTTATTCGAATCGATGGGGATGAACTTGATTTTGTTAAACGTCCAGACGATCTAAACGTTATACTTTCCAAATTACAAACAACATTGAATGAAGGAGTATTTAATCATGAACCTGCGAGATAA
- a CDS encoding EutN/CcmL family microcompartment protein, with protein MIIGKVIGNVVSTSKAEKLQGKKLLIVQPLDLVNIEPDGKPVVAIDTVGSGLEEVVMVVSGSSARQTQITNGTPVDAAIIGIIDTIEIEGKRTFEKS; from the coding sequence ATGATCATAGGTAAAGTAATTGGAAATGTTGTCTCCACCTCTAAGGCAGAGAAATTACAAGGGAAAAAGCTATTAATTGTACAGCCTCTTGATTTAGTAAATATCGAACCTGATGGAAAACCAGTCGTAGCCATTGATACGGTTGGGTCTGGTCTAGAAGAGGTTGTGATGGTGGTTAGTGGGAGTTCCGCAAGACAAACACAAATTACAAATGGGACTCCTGTTGATGCTGCCATTATTGGCATCATTGACACAATCGAAATTGAAGGTAAACGAACCTTTGAGAAAAGCTAA
- a CDS encoding phosphate propanoyltransferase has translation MDEKEIQNLVRTITMQMLGKKQEKLIPIAVSNRHVHLSQQHVERLFGKGYQLKKMKDLSQPGQFAGQETVTLIGPKGRIEKVRILGPSRGDTQVEISLYDGYTLGIHPPIRDSGDIKGSPGITIQGPRGQLSLKEGLICAARHIHMHTDDALSLQVENNQRVQVKVEGPRAVTFDHVLIRVSPKYKLEMHIDMDEANAAGIQNGQLGTILP, from the coding sequence TTGGATGAAAAAGAAATACAGAATTTAGTTCGAACCATTACGATGCAAATGTTAGGAAAAAAACAAGAAAAGCTGATTCCAATAGCGGTTTCCAATCGACACGTCCATTTATCCCAACAGCATGTAGAAAGGCTTTTTGGTAAAGGATATCAGCTTAAGAAGATGAAGGACTTATCTCAGCCAGGGCAGTTTGCGGGTCAAGAAACTGTAACGCTAATTGGACCAAAAGGAAGGATTGAAAAAGTTCGGATACTAGGTCCATCAAGAGGTGATACACAAGTGGAAATCTCCCTTTATGATGGTTATACGTTAGGTATCCATCCTCCTATTCGTGACTCAGGTGATATCAAAGGAAGTCCTGGAATTACCATACAAGGTCCAAGAGGGCAGCTCTCCTTAAAAGAAGGGTTAATATGTGCTGCAAGGCATATTCATATGCATACAGATGATGCCCTTTCTCTACAAGTAGAAAATAACCAGAGAGTACAAGTGAAAGTAGAGGGACCAAGAGCCGTCACCTTCGACCATGTGCTCATCAGAGTCTCTCCAAAATATAAATTGGAGATGCACATCGATATGGATGAAGCTAATGCGGCAGGAATTCAGAATGGACAATTAGGGACAATCTTACCTTAG
- a CDS encoding sugar-binding transcriptional regulator translates to MSEDKLSKLIEVAKLYYQFELSQQQIAEKLGISRPSVSRMLQQAKEQGIVQIKILDQTEGSERLAELVKKKFSLKDCLVIPVPDYHADVVKTELGKAAAVYVGDIVQNGDVIGTTWGTTLYEVAQHVKPKNVKGVSVVQLNGGVSYSETNTYASDILHFISSAFHTVPHFLPLPAIFDHPKVAEAIRSDRHIKRVLDLGKQCNIALFTVGEFNEQSTLYKAGYFTTEDLSSLQEHHAVGDICSRVFNQNGIICNEEINKRTIGIDLVDLRDKRHSILIAGGASKVEGIYGALIGRFPNVLITDQHTAQALLEMEEGEQQIG, encoded by the coding sequence TTGAGTGAAGATAAACTAAGCAAATTGATTGAGGTTGCCAAGCTGTACTATCAATTTGAACTTAGTCAACAACAAATTGCAGAGAAACTAGGCATTTCTCGACCTTCTGTATCTCGAATGCTTCAACAAGCTAAAGAACAGGGGATTGTTCAAATAAAAATATTGGATCAGACAGAGGGAAGTGAAAGGTTAGCAGAACTCGTTAAGAAGAAGTTCTCCTTGAAGGATTGTTTGGTCATTCCTGTTCCGGACTATCATGCAGATGTTGTGAAAACGGAACTAGGAAAGGCAGCCGCAGTGTATGTAGGTGATATTGTTCAAAATGGGGATGTTATCGGTACTACATGGGGGACCACCCTTTATGAGGTAGCACAACATGTAAAGCCTAAAAACGTAAAAGGTGTATCAGTCGTTCAATTAAACGGAGGCGTTAGCTACTCGGAAACAAACACCTATGCTTCTGACATTCTTCATTTTATAAGTTCAGCCTTTCATACAGTTCCACATTTTCTACCATTACCGGCTATTTTTGATCACCCTAAAGTAGCAGAGGCCATTCGGTCTGACAGACATATAAAGCGAGTTTTAGATTTGGGAAAACAATGTAATATTGCTCTGTTTACTGTAGGTGAATTTAATGAACAATCCACACTTTATAAAGCAGGATATTTTACAACTGAAGATCTTTCTTCGTTACAGGAACATCATGCTGTAGGAGATATTTGTTCACGGGTTTTTAATCAGAACGGAATAATATGCAACGAGGAGATTAACAAAAGAACGATTGGGATTGATTTAGTAGATTTAAGAGACAAGCGGCATAGTATTTTGATAGCGGGCGGAGCATCAAAGGTCGAAGGGATATATGGAGCGTTAATTGGCCGTTTTCCTAATGTACTAATAACGGATCAACATACCGCTCAAGCATTGTTAGAAATGGAGGAGGGGGAACAGCAAATTGGATGA
- the serS gene encoding serine--tRNA ligase, whose amino-acid sequence MLDIKFLRSHFEEVKEKLQKRGEDLSDLGKFEDLDGRRRELIVEAEQLKSKRNEVSQQIAKLKKEKQDADDLIKEMREVGDRIKVLDEELRTVEETLENLLLSIPNIPHESTPIGETEDDNVEIRKWGEPRNFEFEAKPHWDLATDLGLLDFERAAKVTGSRFVFYKGLGARLERALMNFMLDLHIEEHGYNEVIPPYMVNRTSMTGTGQLPKFEEDAFLIESEDYFLIPTAEVPVTNLHRDEILNGEELPINYAAYSACFRSEAGSAGRDTRGLIRQHQFNKVELVKFVKPEDSYQELENLTGHAEKVLQLLGLPYRVMSMCTADLGFTAAKKYDIEVWIPSYNTYREISSCSNFEAFQARRANIRFRRDPKGKPEHVHTLNGSGLAIGRTVAAILENYQQEDGTIIIPEVLRPYMRNVDVIK is encoded by the coding sequence ATTGATTGTTGAGGCAGAACAATTGAAAAGTAAAAGAAATGAAGTGTCTCAACAAATTGCAAAGTTAAAGAAAGAAAAGCAAGATGCTGATGATTTAATCAAGGAAATGCGTGAAGTTGGAGATCGCATTAAAGTATTAGATGAAGAGTTAAGAACAGTGGAAGAAACCTTAGAAAATTTATTATTGTCTATTCCAAACATTCCTCATGAGAGTACACCAATTGGTGAAACGGAAGATGACAACGTAGAAATTAGAAAGTGGGGAGAACCAAGAAACTTCGAATTTGAAGCAAAACCTCACTGGGATTTAGCGACAGATCTAGGTCTACTCGATTTTGAGAGAGCTGCAAAAGTAACCGGTAGCCGCTTTGTTTTCTATAAAGGTTTAGGGGCACGCCTAGAAAGAGCTTTAATGAATTTTATGTTAGATCTTCATATTGAAGAGCATGGGTATAATGAGGTTATTCCACCTTATATGGTAAACAGAACGAGTATGACGGGAACTGGGCAGTTACCGAAGTTTGAAGAGGATGCTTTTTTGATCGAAAGTGAAGATTACTTCCTGATTCCAACAGCAGAGGTACCGGTAACAAACTTACATCGTGATGAGATTTTAAATGGTGAGGAATTACCGATCAACTATGCGGCTTATAGTGCATGCTTCCGTTCTGAAGCGGGTTCAGCTGGAAGAGATACTCGTGGTCTTATTCGTCAACACCAATTTAACAAGGTAGAGCTTGTTAAGTTTGTAAAGCCTGAAGATTCTTATCAAGAGCTTGAGAATTTAACAGGGCATGCTGAAAAGGTATTGCAATTACTTGGGTTACCATATCGAGTAATGAGCATGTGTACAGCTGATCTTGGGTTTACAGCAGCGAAGAAGTATGATATTGAAGTTTGGATTCCAAGCTATAACACATACCGTGAAATTTCTTCTTGCAGTAACTTCGAAGCTTTCCAAGCTCGTCGTGCAAATATCCGCTTCCGTCGTGATCCAAAAGGAAAACCAGAACATGTTCATACATTAAATGGATCTGGCTTGGCGATTGGAAGAACTGTAGCTGCTATTTTAGAGAATTATCAACAAGAAGATGGAACCATTATCATTCCTGAAGTTCTTCGTCCATATATGAGAAATGTAGATGTCATTAAGTAA
- a CDS encoding deoxynucleoside kinase, whose translation MNLRDKYGIPSNGVITIAGTVGVGKSTMTKSLAKALGYKTSFEKVDTNPYLDKFYADFERWSFHLQIYFLAERFKEQKRIFEYGGGFVQDRSIYEDTGIFARMHYEKGTMNPVDYETYKNLFDAMVMTPYFPHPDVLIYIEGSLEDVIERIRERGRPMEQQTPIEYWEEMHKRYEDWINSFNACPVLRLNINDYDLINNEESIEPIVERVSHFMKQTQLLKS comes from the coding sequence ATGAACCTGCGAGATAAATATGGAATCCCAAGCAACGGAGTGATTACAATAGCAGGAACAGTCGGTGTTGGTAAATCAACGATGACTAAATCACTGGCCAAAGCATTAGGATATAAAACTTCGTTTGAAAAGGTAGATACGAACCCATACTTGGACAAGTTCTATGCAGACTTTGAACGATGGAGTTTCCACCTACAAATCTATTTCCTTGCTGAACGTTTCAAAGAACAAAAGAGAATTTTCGAATATGGCGGTGGTTTCGTCCAAGACCGTTCCATTTATGAAGATACTGGCATCTTTGCTCGTATGCACTATGAGAAAGGCACAATGAATCCAGTTGACTATGAAACCTATAAGAATCTATTTGACGCCATGGTGATGACACCTTATTTTCCTCACCCTGATGTACTGATTTATATTGAGGGTTCACTGGAGGATGTGATTGAAAGAATCCGTGAACGTGGACGTCCGATGGAACAACAAACACCAATTGAGTACTGGGAAGAAATGCATAAGCGTTATGAAGATTGGATCAACAGCTTCAATGCATGTCCAGTCCTTCGTTTGAATATTAACGACTATGACCTTATTAACAATGAAGAGTCAATCGAACCAATTGTTGAACGTGTTAGTCACTTTATGAAGCAAACGCAATTATTAAAATCTTAA
- a CDS encoding glycoside hydrolase family 18 protein → MQIHVVQENQSLFGIAQAYNSTVDDIIEANELPNPNQLVVGQTLVIPIVGRFYWVQPGDSLYSIGQKFGIPAQQIASINRIQLNQPLQIGARLYLPDPPKKSGEFNAYIEPRGGSVSEALVQSAQEAAPYLTYLTPFSFEALRDGSLKEPPLDNFIGISNQNNVIAVMVITNKENDQFNDELGRILLNDMDVQNRFLNNIVETAQRYGFRDIHFDFEYLRPEDREAYNNFLRKARDRFKQQGWFISTALAPKTSATQKGRWYEAHDYKAHGEIVDFVVIMTYEWGYSGGPPMAVSPIGPVRDVLEYAVTEMPSQKIMMGQNLYGYDWTLPYQEGTIAEAVSPQEAIERAVQYNVPIQYDNEDQAPFINYTDNEGKDHIIWSEDARSIQAKFDLIKELNLRGMSYWKLGLSFPQNWLLIVQNFDVVKK, encoded by the coding sequence TTGCAAATCCATGTAGTCCAAGAAAATCAATCACTATTTGGGATTGCTCAAGCCTACAATTCTACTGTTGATGACATAATTGAGGCCAATGAGCTCCCTAATCCCAATCAGTTAGTCGTAGGACAAACACTTGTCATTCCAATTGTCGGAAGATTTTACTGGGTTCAACCTGGTGATTCTTTATACTCTATAGGACAAAAATTTGGTATACCTGCTCAACAAATCGCATCTATTAACCGAATTCAACTTAACCAACCTCTTCAAATAGGAGCAAGACTTTATCTACCAGACCCCCCTAAGAAAAGTGGTGAATTCAACGCCTATATCGAACCACGAGGAGGTAGTGTTTCCGAAGCACTGGTACAAAGTGCACAAGAAGCTGCTCCCTATTTAACTTATCTTACCCCTTTTAGTTTCGAAGCATTAAGGGATGGTAGTTTGAAAGAACCACCATTAGACAACTTTATTGGTATCTCCAATCAAAATAATGTAATAGCCGTTATGGTTATCACGAACAAAGAAAATGACCAATTTAATGATGAGTTAGGGCGGATCCTATTAAATGATATGGATGTCCAAAACCGTTTCCTCAACAACATTGTGGAAACCGCCCAAAGATATGGGTTTAGAGATATCCATTTTGACTTTGAATATTTGCGACCAGAGGATCGGGAGGCATACAATAACTTTTTAAGAAAAGCTAGGGACCGCTTTAAACAACAAGGATGGTTTATTTCAACAGCCTTAGCTCCTAAAACAAGTGCCACTCAAAAAGGTCGATGGTACGAAGCTCATGATTATAAAGCTCATGGGGAAATTGTGGACTTCGTTGTTATTATGACGTATGAATGGGGATACAGTGGAGGGCCACCAATGGCTGTTTCACCAATTGGTCCTGTACGTGATGTATTAGAATATGCCGTTACGGAAATGCCTTCTCAAAAGATAATGATGGGGCAAAATTTATATGGGTATGATTGGACACTCCCATACCAAGAGGGAACGATTGCTGAGGCTGTGAGCCCACAAGAAGCCATCGAAAGAGCTGTTCAATATAACGTCCCTATTCAATATGACAATGAAGACCAAGCTCCTTTTATCAATTACACAGATAATGAAGGGAAAGATCATATTATTTGGTCTGAAGATGCAAGGTCCATTCAAGCTAAATTTGACTTAATTAAGGAATTAAATTTACGAGGAATGAGTTATTGGAAGTTAGGTCTTTCTTTCCCTCAAAACTGGCTTTTAATCGTGCAGAATTTTGATGTGGTAAAAAAATAG